The following coding sequences lie in one Musa acuminata AAA Group cultivar baxijiao chromosome BXJ1-8, Cavendish_Baxijiao_AAA, whole genome shotgun sequence genomic window:
- the LOC135589153 gene encoding transcription factor MYB1-like, which yields MGRRPCCSKEGLNRGAWSACEDKILSDYIKTHGEGKWRDLPKRAGLKRCGKSCRLRWLNYLRPDIKRGNITEDEESLIIKLHRLLGNRWSLIAGRLPGRTDNEIKNYWNTNLSKKMTPPRTCIRRPVKGKEARKEESPEEVKAAGEASAVIRTKAVRCTKVYLPSPPDDPPTHHGSKPTNNGSPSSSVPRDAFPSGWFFEDFNMEELVPSFQDDCFLQLRMDDVQDGGNMNGIVGDDLLWFCDAVHQDFRGSTDRPELQVAAEIGTLASLIDSVENGKANGGARHMVSRS from the exons ATGGGGAGGAGGCCTTGTTGCTCCAAGGAGGGACTCAACCGAGGAGCGTGGTCTGCTTGCGAAGACAAGATCCTGTCTGACTACATTAAGACTCATGGCGAAGGTAAATGGAGAGACCTCCCAAAGAGGGCAG GGTTGAAGCGGTGTGGTAAGAGCTGCCGACTGCGGTGGCTGAACTACCTGAGGCCAGATATCAAGAGAGGTAACATCACGGAGGACGAAGAGAGTCTCATCATCAAGCTTCATAGGCTCCTCGGGAATAG ATGGTCGCTCATTGCGGGCAGATTGCCGGGGAGAACGGACAATgaaatcaagaactactggaacacaaACCTAAGCAAGAAAATGACGCCCCCCCGGACTTGCATCAGGAGACCGGTCAAAGGGAAGGAGGCCAGGAAAGAGGAGTCACCGGAGGAGGTGAAGGCAGCGGGCGAGGCCAGTGCTGTGATTCGTACCAAGGCCGTGAGGTGCACCAAGGTCTATCTCCCGTCACCGCCGGATGACCCACCGACCCACCACGGCTCCAAACCTACCAACAATGGGAGCCCATCTTCGTCGGTCCCTCGAGACGCCTTCCCCTCCGGCTGGTTCTTCGAGGACTTCAACATGGAAGAACTGGTGCCCAGCTTTCAGGACGACTGTTTCTTACAGCTTAGGATGGACGATGTACAAGACGGCGGCAACATGAACGGAATTGTCGGCGACGACTTGCTTTGGTTCTGCGACGCCGTGCACCAAGATTTCAGAGGAAGTACCGATCGCCCAGAACTACAAGTAGCCGCTGAGATTGGTACATTAGCTTCGCTGATAGATTCGGTAGAGAACGGGAAAGCAAACGGTGGTGCCAGGCACATGGTTTCACGGAGCTGA
- the LOC135588070 gene encoding putative lipoxygenase 5 isoform X2, producing the protein MEMLGSSLLRTTTPLLRSSSSSLFPGDRPSDLLFSHASFPSRQRIGLARRVVRSPVAAVVLTERCVRTEVEEKPVSFKVQAAVTVRRRKQEDLKESIANQVDAFLDKMGKNVVMELVSTEIDPKTRKPKTSNRAALRGWFEKKNTKAERVVYTAEFKVDSSFGEPGAITVLNRHQSEFFLESIVVEGFACGPVHFACNSWVQPTSVHPNNRVFFGNKPYLPSQTPAGLRELRQQELKALKGDGNGERKLTDRIYDYDTYNDLGNPDKGIEFARPTLGGEKMPFPRRLRTGRAPTATDSHAESRVEDPLPMYVPRDERFEEGKQEMLKAGALKAVLHNLVPLLVAFLSPQSHDFKAFHELDNLFKEGLRLKRSLQDQLFHKIPFVTKIEESSEGLLRYDTPDIITKDKFAWLRDDEFARQTLAGINPVNIERLQVFPPVSRLDPSVYGPPESAITEEHITSHLNGMSVQQALEEKKLFILDFHDVYLPFIDRINAQDGRKAYGTRTVFFLTELGTLKPIAIELSLPPVRPGDARTKRVLTPPTDATGNWLWQLAKAHVCSNDAGVHQLVNHWLRTHASVEPFTLAAHRQLSAMHPIFKLLKPHMRYTLEVNALARQILINGGGVIESGFTPGPVCMEISAAAYRDHWRFDQEALPADLIRRGMAVEDKTQPHGLRLVIEDYPYATDGLLLWSAIQSWVETYVAAYYSDDEAVQSDSELQSWYSEAVNVGHADKRHAPWWPRLSSPAELSSVLTTLIWLSSAQHASLNFGQYPLGGYIPNRPPMMRRLVPMEGDPEYEHFRADPVKFFLSALPSLTQATTFMTVIDTLSTHSVDEEYLGERPDPYTWTGDGEMVEAFHEFAAEVRRAETEIARRNADPARRNRCGAGVLPYELMAPSSGPGITCRGVPNSVSI; encoded by the exons ATGGAGATGCTGGGCTCGTCTCTGCTCCGGACGACGACTCCTCTGCTTCGTTCATCTAGCTCGTCGTTGTTCCCGGGTGACCGACCGAGTGACCTCCTCTTCTCCCATGCTTCGTTCCCGTCGAGGCAGAGGATTGGTCTAGCCAGGAGAGTGGTGAGGTCTCCGGTGGCCGCGGTGGTGCTGACAGAGAGGTGCGTGAGGACAGAGGTGGAAGAGAAGCCGGTGTCGTTTAAGGTCCAGGCGGCTGTGACGGTGAGGAGGAGGAAGCAGGAGGATCTCAAGGAGAGCATCGCGAACCAGGTGGATGCTTTCTTGGACAAGATGGGGAAAAATGTTGTGATGGAGCTCGTCAGCACCGAGATCGATCCCA AAACGCGGAAGCCCAAGACGAGCAACCGGGCGGCGCTACGGGGCTGGTTCGAAAAGAAGAACACGAAGGCGGAAAGGGTCGTCTACACGGCGGAGTTCAAGGTGGACTCCAGCTTCGGCGAGCCGGGAGCTATCACGGTGCTCAACCGACATCAGAGTGAGTTCTTCCTGGAGAGCATCGTGGTGGAGGGCTTCGCCTGCGGCCCCGTCCACTTCGCTTGCAATTCTTGGGTCCAGCCCACCAGCGTTCACCCCAACAACAGGGTTTTCTTCGGCAACAAG CCGTATCTGCCGTCGCAGACGCCCGCCGGACTGAGGGAGCTGAGGCAGCAGGAGCTGAAGGCGCTGAAGGGCGATGGCAATGGCGAGAGGAAGCTGACCGACAGAATCTACGATTACGACACGTACAACGACTTGGGCAACCCGGACAAAGGGATTGAATTTGCCCGGCCGACCCTCGGAGGAGAGAAGATGCCTTTCCCGAGGAGGCTGAGGACAGGGAGAGCCCCAACAGCCACAG ATTCACATGCGGAGAGTAGGGTAGAAGATCCCCTACCCATGTACGTGCCTCGCGACGAGCGATTCGAGGAGGGCAAGCAGGAGATGCTAAAAGCAGGGGCTCTAAAGGCGGTGCTCCACAACCTCGTGCCTTTGCTGGTCGCTTTCCTCTCCCCGCAGAGCCACGACTTCAAGGCCTTCCATGAGTTGGACAACCTCTTCAAAGAAGGCCTACGCTTGAAGCGAAGCTTACAAGATCAACTCTTCCACAAGATCCCATTTGTGACCAAGATCGAAGAATCAAGCGAGGGATTACTCCGATATGATACGCCAGACATAATCACAA AGGACAAGTTCGCATGGCTGCGCGATGATGAGTTCGCCCGTCAAACTTTAGCGGGGATCAACCCTGTCAACATAGAAAGGCTTCAG GTGTTTCCTCCTGTCAGTAGGCTTGACCCTTCCGTGTATGGTCCACCTGAATCCGCCATCACGGAAGAGCATATCACTAGCCATCTCAATGGCATGTCCGTTCAACAG GCATTGGAGGAGAAGAAGCTTTTTATACTGGACTTCCATGATGTCTACCTCCCCTTTATTGATCGGATCAATGCGCAAGATGGGCGAAAAGCATACGGCACGCGCACCGTCTTCTTCCTCACCGAGTTGGGAACTCTTAAGCCGATTGCTATCGAGCTGAGTCTACCGCCGGTGAGACCTGGGGATGCTCGGACGAAGCGCGTCCTCACGCCGCCGACTGATGCCACGGGCAACTGGCTTTGGCAGCTCGCCAAGGCGCATGTCTGCTCCAACGACGCCGGCGTTCACCAACTTGTGAATCATTG GTTGAGAACTCATGCCTCCGTAGAGCCCTTTACACTGGCGGCTCATCGACAACTAAGTGCGATGCATCCCATCTTCAAGCTGCTGAAGCCCCACATGCGATACACGTTAGAGGTCAACGCCCTGGCTCGCCAAATCCTCATCAATGGCGGCGGAGTGATCGAGTCCGGCTTCACACCTGGTCCGGTCTGCATGGAGATTAGTGCGGCGGCGTATCGCGATCACTGGCGCTTCGATCAGGAAGCACTCCCCGCTGATCTCATCAGAAG AGGCATGGCGGTGGAGGACAAGACGCAGCCACACGGCCTGAGGCTCGTCATCGAGGACTACCCGTACGCGACCGACGGCCTCCTGCTGTGGTCCGCGATCCAGTCGTGGGTGGAAACCTATGTCGCCGCCTACTATTCGGACGACGAGGCCGTGCAATCCGACTCGGAGCTCCAGAGCTGGTACTCTGAGGCCGTCAACGTCGGCCACGCCGACAAGCGCCACGCACCGTGGTGGCCGCGCCTGTCGAGCCCCGCCGAGCTGAGCTCCGTCCTCACCACCCTCATCTGGCTCAGCTCCGCCCAGCACGCCTCTCTCAACTTCGGCCAGTACCCGCTCGGGGGTTACATCCCGAACCGCCCGCCGATGATGCGGCGGCTCGTCCCGATGGAGGGCGACCCGGAGTACGAGCACTTCCGGGCCGACCCAGTCAAGTTCTTCCTGTCGGCGCTTCCGAGCCTGACTCAGGCGACGACGTTCATGACGGTGATCGACACGCTGTCTACGCACTCGGTGGACGAGGAGTACCTGGGGGAGCGACCGGACCCGTACACGTGGACGGGGGACGGCGAGATGGTGGAAGCGTTCCACGAGTTCGCGGCGGAGGTGAGGCGGGCCGAGACGGAGATCGCAAGGCGGAACGCCGATCCGGCGAGGCGGAACCGGTGCGGCGCCGGCGTCTTGCCGTACGAGTTGATGGCGCCGAGTTCGGGACCCGGGATCACGTGCCGCGGGGTTCCCAACAGCGTGTCCATCTGA
- the LOC135588070 gene encoding putative lipoxygenase 5 isoform X1: MEMLGSSLLRTTTPLLRSSSSSLFPGDRPSDLLFSHASFPSRQRIGLARRVVRSPVAAVVLTERCVRTEVEEKPVSFKVQAAVTVRRRKQEDLKESIANQVDAFLDKMGKNVVMELVSTEIDPKTRKPKTSNRAALRGWFEKKNTKAERVVYTAEFKVDSSFGEPGAITVLNRHQSEFFLESIVVEGFACGPVHFACNSWVQPTSVHPNNRVFFGNKPYLPSQTPAGLRELRQQELKALKGDGNGERKLTDRIYDYDTYNDLGNPDKGIEFARPTLGGEKMPFPRRLRTGRAPTATGHRSKSMNLDSHAESRVEDPLPMYVPRDERFEEGKQEMLKAGALKAVLHNLVPLLVAFLSPQSHDFKAFHELDNLFKEGLRLKRSLQDQLFHKIPFVTKIEESSEGLLRYDTPDIITKDKFAWLRDDEFARQTLAGINPVNIERLQVFPPVSRLDPSVYGPPESAITEEHITSHLNGMSVQQALEEKKLFILDFHDVYLPFIDRINAQDGRKAYGTRTVFFLTELGTLKPIAIELSLPPVRPGDARTKRVLTPPTDATGNWLWQLAKAHVCSNDAGVHQLVNHWLRTHASVEPFTLAAHRQLSAMHPIFKLLKPHMRYTLEVNALARQILINGGGVIESGFTPGPVCMEISAAAYRDHWRFDQEALPADLIRRGMAVEDKTQPHGLRLVIEDYPYATDGLLLWSAIQSWVETYVAAYYSDDEAVQSDSELQSWYSEAVNVGHADKRHAPWWPRLSSPAELSSVLTTLIWLSSAQHASLNFGQYPLGGYIPNRPPMMRRLVPMEGDPEYEHFRADPVKFFLSALPSLTQATTFMTVIDTLSTHSVDEEYLGERPDPYTWTGDGEMVEAFHEFAAEVRRAETEIARRNADPARRNRCGAGVLPYELMAPSSGPGITCRGVPNSVSI; the protein is encoded by the exons ATGGAGATGCTGGGCTCGTCTCTGCTCCGGACGACGACTCCTCTGCTTCGTTCATCTAGCTCGTCGTTGTTCCCGGGTGACCGACCGAGTGACCTCCTCTTCTCCCATGCTTCGTTCCCGTCGAGGCAGAGGATTGGTCTAGCCAGGAGAGTGGTGAGGTCTCCGGTGGCCGCGGTGGTGCTGACAGAGAGGTGCGTGAGGACAGAGGTGGAAGAGAAGCCGGTGTCGTTTAAGGTCCAGGCGGCTGTGACGGTGAGGAGGAGGAAGCAGGAGGATCTCAAGGAGAGCATCGCGAACCAGGTGGATGCTTTCTTGGACAAGATGGGGAAAAATGTTGTGATGGAGCTCGTCAGCACCGAGATCGATCCCA AAACGCGGAAGCCCAAGACGAGCAACCGGGCGGCGCTACGGGGCTGGTTCGAAAAGAAGAACACGAAGGCGGAAAGGGTCGTCTACACGGCGGAGTTCAAGGTGGACTCCAGCTTCGGCGAGCCGGGAGCTATCACGGTGCTCAACCGACATCAGAGTGAGTTCTTCCTGGAGAGCATCGTGGTGGAGGGCTTCGCCTGCGGCCCCGTCCACTTCGCTTGCAATTCTTGGGTCCAGCCCACCAGCGTTCACCCCAACAACAGGGTTTTCTTCGGCAACAAG CCGTATCTGCCGTCGCAGACGCCCGCCGGACTGAGGGAGCTGAGGCAGCAGGAGCTGAAGGCGCTGAAGGGCGATGGCAATGGCGAGAGGAAGCTGACCGACAGAATCTACGATTACGACACGTACAACGACTTGGGCAACCCGGACAAAGGGATTGAATTTGCCCGGCCGACCCTCGGAGGAGAGAAGATGCCTTTCCCGAGGAGGCTGAGGACAGGGAGAGCCCCAACAGCCACAG GTCATAGATCTAAATCAATGAACCTCG ATTCACATGCGGAGAGTAGGGTAGAAGATCCCCTACCCATGTACGTGCCTCGCGACGAGCGATTCGAGGAGGGCAAGCAGGAGATGCTAAAAGCAGGGGCTCTAAAGGCGGTGCTCCACAACCTCGTGCCTTTGCTGGTCGCTTTCCTCTCCCCGCAGAGCCACGACTTCAAGGCCTTCCATGAGTTGGACAACCTCTTCAAAGAAGGCCTACGCTTGAAGCGAAGCTTACAAGATCAACTCTTCCACAAGATCCCATTTGTGACCAAGATCGAAGAATCAAGCGAGGGATTACTCCGATATGATACGCCAGACATAATCACAA AGGACAAGTTCGCATGGCTGCGCGATGATGAGTTCGCCCGTCAAACTTTAGCGGGGATCAACCCTGTCAACATAGAAAGGCTTCAG GTGTTTCCTCCTGTCAGTAGGCTTGACCCTTCCGTGTATGGTCCACCTGAATCCGCCATCACGGAAGAGCATATCACTAGCCATCTCAATGGCATGTCCGTTCAACAG GCATTGGAGGAGAAGAAGCTTTTTATACTGGACTTCCATGATGTCTACCTCCCCTTTATTGATCGGATCAATGCGCAAGATGGGCGAAAAGCATACGGCACGCGCACCGTCTTCTTCCTCACCGAGTTGGGAACTCTTAAGCCGATTGCTATCGAGCTGAGTCTACCGCCGGTGAGACCTGGGGATGCTCGGACGAAGCGCGTCCTCACGCCGCCGACTGATGCCACGGGCAACTGGCTTTGGCAGCTCGCCAAGGCGCATGTCTGCTCCAACGACGCCGGCGTTCACCAACTTGTGAATCATTG GTTGAGAACTCATGCCTCCGTAGAGCCCTTTACACTGGCGGCTCATCGACAACTAAGTGCGATGCATCCCATCTTCAAGCTGCTGAAGCCCCACATGCGATACACGTTAGAGGTCAACGCCCTGGCTCGCCAAATCCTCATCAATGGCGGCGGAGTGATCGAGTCCGGCTTCACACCTGGTCCGGTCTGCATGGAGATTAGTGCGGCGGCGTATCGCGATCACTGGCGCTTCGATCAGGAAGCACTCCCCGCTGATCTCATCAGAAG AGGCATGGCGGTGGAGGACAAGACGCAGCCACACGGCCTGAGGCTCGTCATCGAGGACTACCCGTACGCGACCGACGGCCTCCTGCTGTGGTCCGCGATCCAGTCGTGGGTGGAAACCTATGTCGCCGCCTACTATTCGGACGACGAGGCCGTGCAATCCGACTCGGAGCTCCAGAGCTGGTACTCTGAGGCCGTCAACGTCGGCCACGCCGACAAGCGCCACGCACCGTGGTGGCCGCGCCTGTCGAGCCCCGCCGAGCTGAGCTCCGTCCTCACCACCCTCATCTGGCTCAGCTCCGCCCAGCACGCCTCTCTCAACTTCGGCCAGTACCCGCTCGGGGGTTACATCCCGAACCGCCCGCCGATGATGCGGCGGCTCGTCCCGATGGAGGGCGACCCGGAGTACGAGCACTTCCGGGCCGACCCAGTCAAGTTCTTCCTGTCGGCGCTTCCGAGCCTGACTCAGGCGACGACGTTCATGACGGTGATCGACACGCTGTCTACGCACTCGGTGGACGAGGAGTACCTGGGGGAGCGACCGGACCCGTACACGTGGACGGGGGACGGCGAGATGGTGGAAGCGTTCCACGAGTTCGCGGCGGAGGTGAGGCGGGCCGAGACGGAGATCGCAAGGCGGAACGCCGATCCGGCGAGGCGGAACCGGTGCGGCGCCGGCGTCTTGCCGTACGAGTTGATGGCGCCGAGTTCGGGACCCGGGATCACGTGCCGCGGGGTTCCCAACAGCGTGTCCATCTGA